A region from the Acyrthosiphon pisum isolate AL4f chromosome A1, pea_aphid_22Mar2018_4r6ur, whole genome shotgun sequence genome encodes:
- the LOC100163072 gene encoding dolichyl-diphosphooligosaccharide--protein glycosyltransferase subunit STT3B: MKTLLTNPAGWKSLITFAILFLAWVSGFSARLFAVIRFESIIHEFDPWFNYRATAYMVEHGFYNFLNWFDERAWYPLGRIVGGTVYPGLMVTSGAIHHILHALNIPVHIRDICVFLAPIFSGMTAISTYFLTKELWSPGAGLFACCFIAIVPGYISRSVAGSYDNEGIAIFALQFTYYLWVKSIKTGSVFWSVLTALSYFYMVSAWGGYVFIINLIPLHVFLLLIMGRYSYRLFTSYTVFYILGLVLSMQIPFVGFQPIRTSEHMAASGVFALVMAAGTFNYIQTRITKAEFKFIFIFATLVTSGIVLLAVVGLTWAGVIAPWSGRFYSLWDTTYAKIHIPIIASVSEHQPTTWFSFFFDLHILVCIFPAGLWYCIQEYNDERLFVVLYALSAVYFAGVMVRLMLTLTPAVCILSGIAFSKIFENYLKEDGPVTSNGTKTVEEKQPSKDKTPSKSSQSSSSGSGKSKKKPPTIASLNSDNNNGEGVGSNIRSIVTISMLLVLMMFVVHCTWVTSNAYSSPSIVLASFSNDGSRQILDDFREAYYWLSQNTDNDARVMSWWDYGYQIAGMANRTTLVDNNTWNNSHIALVGKAMSSTEPKAYEIMTSLDVDYVLVIFGGVIGYSGDDINKFLWMVRIAEGEHPKDIRESDYFTERGEFRIDSQGSPTMLNCLMYKLSYYRFGDLKLDFRTPAGFDRTRNAVIGNQNFDLTYLEEAYTTEHWLVRIYRVKKPDEFNRPRIPVLERKIRNPGASAISKKSARKKKGIIQGKPTVLKGKKPKATNTYTNGI; encoded by the exons ATGAAGACGTTGCTCACCAACCCGGCCGGATGGAAAAGCCTCATCACATTCGCCATCCTCTTCCTGGCATGGGTGTCCGGGTTCTCCGCCCGGCTGTTCGCCGTCATTCGATTCGAGAGCATCATCCACGAATTCGACCCATG GTTCAACTACCGTGCAACAGCATACATGGTCGAACACGGTTTCTATAATTTCCTGAACTGGTTCGATGAGAGAGCATGGTACCCGCTTGGCAGGATTGTCGGCGGCACTGTCTACCCAGGACTGATGGTCACATCCGGTGCTATACACCACATCTTGCATGCGTTAAACATTCCTGTACATATCAGAGATATTTGTGTGTTCCTGGCACCCATCTTCAG tggtATGACTGCAATATCAACATATTTCCTGACTAAAGAACTTTGGTCTCCAGGTGCCGGTTTGTTTGCATGCTGTTTTATTGCAATTGTACCTGGTTATATAAGTCGATCAGTAGCTGGAAGCTATGATAATGAAGGAATTGCTATATTTGCCCTTCAATTTACCTATTATCTTTGG gtGAAGTCTATCAAAACTGGTTCAGTTTTTTGGTCAGTGCTTACAGCACTGTCTTATTTCTACATG GTATCAGCTTGGGGTGGatatgtattcattattaacTTGATTCCTcttcatgtttttttattgcTGATTATGGGCCGTTACTCATATCGTTTATTCACAAGTTACACTGTATTCTACATACTTGGTTTGGTTTTGAGTATGCAAATTCCTTTTGTTGGTTTTCAACCAATTAGGACCAGTGAGCACATGGCAGCATCAGGAGTATTTGCTTTAGTCATGGCTGCTGGCACATTCAATTACATTCAAACTCGTATCACCAAAGCtgagttcaaatttatttttatatttgcgACATTAGTCACGTCTGGTATTGTACTATTGGCTGTAGTTGGTCTGACTTGGGCTGGAGTGATTGCACCATGGAGTggaag ATTCTATTCCCTTTGGGATACAACATATGCCAagatacatatacctataattgcaTCAGTATCAGAGCATCAACCCACAACATGGTTTAGCTTTTTCTTTGATCTCCATATACTTGTTTGTATATTCCCTGCTGGATTGTGGTATTGTATTCAAGAGTATAACGATGAGCGACTTTTTG tgGTTTTATATGCCCTGAGTGCTGTATACTTTGCGGGTGTTATGGTCAGATTAATGTTAACTTTGACGCCAGCTGTGTGTATTCTTAGTGGTATTgcattttccaaaatttttgaaaattatttaaaagaagatgGCCCAGTTACTAGCAATGGAACAAAAACGGTTGAAGAAAAACAGCCTTCTAAGGATAAAACTCCTTCTAAATCATCacaa tcatCTAGCTCTGGCTCCGGAAAGAGTAAAAAGAAGCCACCAACAATTGCTTCATTGaacagtgataataataatggagaAGGTGTGGGATCAAACATTAGAAGTATTGTGACTATTTCTATGTTACTCGTACTCATGATGTTTGTTGTCCATTGTACATGGGTCACCAGTAATGCATACTCTAGTCCTAGTATTGTACTAGCATCATTCAGTAATGATGG ATCTCGGCAAATATTGGATGATTTTCGTGAAGCTTACTATTGGCTATCCCAAAACACTGACAATGATGCTCGTGTTATGTCTTGGTGGGATTATGGTTATCAAATAGCTGGAATGGCAAATCGCACAACACTAGTTGATAATAATACTTGGAACAATAGTCATATAGCACTTGTTGGCAAAGCGATGTCGTCAACTGAGCCAAAAGCATACGAGATAATGACATCACTTGATGTTGATTATGTCCTTGTCATATTTGGAGGTGTAATTGGATACTCGGGcgatgatattaataaattcttatGGATGGTTCGGATTGCTGAAGGCGAACATCCAAAAGACATAagg GAATCTGATTACTTTACTGAACGGGGTGAATTTAGAATTGATAGTCAGGGCTCACCAACCATGCTCaattgtttaatgtataaactTAGCTACTATAGATTTGGTGACTTGAAG TTGGATTTTAGGACACCTGCTGGTTTTGATCGCACGCGTAATGCCGTTATAGGTAACCAAAATTTTGACCTTACCTATTTAGAAGAGGCGTACACTACTGAACACTGGTTGGTCAGAATATACAGGGTAAAAAAACCAGATGAGTTCAATAGACCGCGCATACCAGTACTGGAAAGAAAAATTCGTAATCCTGGAGCATCTGCGATATCAAAAAAG tctGCCCGCAAGAAAAAAGGCATTATTCAAGGCAAACCAACAGTTTTGAAAGGTAAAAAACCTAAAGCAACCAACACATACacaaatggaatataa
- the LOC100165861 gene encoding WD repeat-containing protein 11, with translation METNKDKRHSTGSEQSIRLHMTAPRTFSNQCHILNKGAIDWSENGLLAYGSNNLVVIVDTAKVIPVQCFTDHKSLIKKLLWAPFDSVSGASSELVSADCAGDIALWDVCRGRCISWIDSEQAKPVNGLEWVPSSLNNDLLLGVLHSPYTFTILDVRKGTRLWKKTFCDTINSFAFDPFHLNRIAFLCPECILFFDNFDRKTALSGNGRKFYISNTAAGENSTVTEESTRPRTRFKRLMKGLVLGESQPKMDPSLTVSECIQFTYHRALRNHIILMYHHDILILDLYISMTVGVISIDRSFSPFCQMYSCRQRDIIYCLQETGSLSLKLRRKPIANYLMSPMDASPVTIAGNDSSTDTYLWYEHRIQSEIIRQTKNSKVLGLAVCPITEKHCAILLSMGKIMFFELEKIMTTANDVSFYLGRRDYHKITLSNIFPSFNDSQGLIPKVRLYPRGMLPSLESTLTVIKYCPPLTSATRAKYKPLLAVGTNSGNIAIFNLATGLMLKEYHVHSHPVRGIEWISQRYIISWSFYSYTLNTKSQVIVTDIHCGQSTPVRINKVDEPYVVFVKVSPLKQYFVIGIKDGPVEIWDLKSMSLLSKMSKRFPPAVCMEWVQCNLSKGKKNSVTTTIIEENEIGSKYPEHLLISDIAGNLYAFLIDSNSFLKPGTMIEPGILLKPPVYLTCKLNIALQVDSDGNLFVWDLSNHMDKQKQHINRLEIRKLKFAPGAGNFRFLCLSSDGIDIFNVFGSPQSIELISTMKTDKKLQIIDADWASAEHTVIMFNDHSIRVFDLKLTKSYSSIYNYEFDDLLGPPVILDRDLCKMFYFWLSATCKKVYSTELGFNNYELSLIKNACHSLPWTELELCTKIAERSLVVCQSLGLKNEVQFWTVAFHYIMMGDDYATSVVPPLDSCYDVVCDCATYRKIQLERVLLHEWKSGDYMHMRRVADKFILLGEKTRALDLLLPTM, from the exons ATGGAGACCAATAAAGACAAAAGACATTCCACGGGGTCCGAACAATCTATTAGGCTTCACATGACGGCTCCtagaacattttcaaatcaatgTCATATATTGAATAAAGGAGCAATAGATtg gtCTGAAAATGGACTTTTAGCTTATGGGTCCAATAATTTAGTTGTAATTGTTGATACAGCCAAAGTGATTCCAGTCCAATGCTTCACCGATCacaaatcattaattaaaaag ctTTTGTGGGCTCCATTTGATTCTGTTTCTGGTGCATCCTCTGAATTAGTATCTGCAGACTGCGCAGGTGATATTGCATTATGGGATGTATGCCGAGGTCGATGCATCTCATGGATTGACTCAGAACAAGCAAAACCGGTCAATG GACTTGAGTGGGTGCCATCCTCATTAAACAATGATTTGCTGTTGGGAGTTTTACATTCTCCTTACACATTTACTATATTAGATGTACGTAAAGGTACTCGGCTATGGAAAAAAACCTTTTGCGATACAATCAACAGTTTTGCTTTTGACCCCTTTCATTTAAACAGAATTGCTT ttttgtGTCcagaatgtatattattttttgataattttgatcGCAAAACAGCACTTAGTGGCAACGGGCGTAAATTTTACATATCAAATACTGCAGCTGGTGAGAATTCAACTGTAACTGAAGAATCTACGCGACCGAGAACTAGATTCAAAAGATTGATGAAGGGTTTAGTATTAGGAGAAAGTCAACCTAA aaTGGATCCTTCGTTGACGGTTTCTGAATGTATTCAATTTACATACCATCGTGCACTAcgaaatcatataattttgatGTATCATCATGATATATTGATTCTTGACCTATATATTAGTATGACAGTTGGTGTAATCAGTATAGATCGTTCGTTTTCTCCATTTTgtcag atgTATTCTTGTCGACaacgtgatattatatattgtttgcaAGAAACTGGAAGTTTGTCTTTGAAATTAAGACGTAAACCTAtagcaaattatttaatgtccCCCATGGATGCTTCTCCTGTAACTATTGCTGGCAATG ACTCCTCTACTGATACATATTTGTGGTATGAACATAGAATACAAAGTGAAATAATCAGACAGACAAAGAATTCTAAAGTTCTTGGTTTAGCAGTTTGTCCAATTACTGAAAAACACTGTG caATACTATTAAGCATGGGTAAGATTATGTTTTTTGAACTTGAGAAAATTATGACTACAGCCAATGACGTTTCTTTTTACCTTGGAAGACGTGACtatcataaaattacattaagtaacatttttccttCGTTCAATGAT agTCAAGGTTTAATACCAAAAGTACGCTTATATCCTCGTGGAATGCTTCCTAGTCTTGAATCTACATTAACTGTCATTAAATATTGTCCACCATTAACATCAGCTACAAGAGCTAAATACAAACCCCTTTTAGCCGTCGGTACAAATTCCGGGAAcattgcaatttttaatttagctaCAGGATTAATGCTGAAAGAATATCACGTACATTCTCATCCTGTTAG gggCATTGAATGGATCAGTCAGCGGTATATAATTTCTTGGtcattttattcatatacattaaatactaaGAGTCAAGTAATTGTAACTGATATTCATTGTGGACAGTCTACGCCTGTCCGTATAAATAAAGTAGATGAGCCATATGTAGTATTTGTTAAAGTATCACCATTAAA ACAGTATTTTGTGATTGGTATCAAAGATGGACCAGTTGAAATTTGGGATTTAAAATCAATGTCGTTGTTAAGTAAAATGTCAAAAAGATTTCCACCTGCTGTTTgcatg gaaTGGGTTCAATGCAATTTGtctaaaggaaaaaaaaatagtgtaacaACCACTATAATTGAAG aaaatgaaattggatcaaaatacccagaacatttattaatttctgaCATAGCAGGCAACCTCTATGCTTTCTTAATTGATTCAAATAGTTTTTTGAAGCCTGGTACAATGATTGAGCCTGGA ATTTTGTTAAAACCTCCTGTATACCTTACATGCAAGTTAAACATTGCATTACAAGTAGACAGTGATGGCAATTTGTTTGTGTGGGATTTAAGTAACCATATGGACAAACAAAAGCAACATATTAATCGTTTGGAAAtacgaaaattaaaatttgctcCGGGTGCTGGGAATTTCCGATTTTTATGTTTGTCATCAGATGGCATTgacattttcaatgtttttggg TCTCCTCAATCTATTGAACTAATTTCGACAATGAAGACAGATAAAAAGTTACAAATTATTGATGCTGATTGGGCTAGTGCTGAACACACTGTAATCATGTTTAATGATCATTCTATTCGAGTATTTGACCTTAAGCTTACAAAGTCTTACTCTTcaatatacaattatgaatTTGATG attTACTGGGACCTCCTGTAATTTTAGATCGTGATTTATGTAAGATGTTTTACTTTTGGCTTTCGGCTACTTGTAAAAAAGTTTATAGCACAGaacttggttttaataattatgaattatccT tgATCAAAAATGCCTGTCATTCTCTACCGTGGACAGAACTAgaattatgtacaaaaatagcTGAACGATCTTTAGTAGTATGTCAATCACTTGGACTGAAGAATGAAGTCCAATTTTGGACAGTGGCTTTTCATTACATCATGATGGGCGATGATTATGCAACAAGTGTTGTCCCTCCTTTAGACTCTTGTTATGATGTTGTATGTGACTGTGCTACATATCGA aaaatacaaTTAGAACGAGTCTTATTACATGAATGGAAAAGTGGTGACTATATGCATATGAGGCGGGTCGccgataaatttatattactcgGAGAAAAAACAAGAGCATTAGACTTGCTTTTACCCACCATGTGA
- the LOC100574277 gene encoding WD repeat-containing protein 11, translating into MEWVQCNLSKGKKNSVTTTIIEENEIGSKYPEHLLISDIAGNLYAFLIDSNSFLKPGTMIEPGILLKPPVYLTCKLNIALQVDSDGNLFVWDLSNHMDKQKQHINRLEIRKLKFAPGAGNFRFLCLSSDGIDIFNVFGSPQSIELISTMKTDKKLQIIDADWASAEHTVIMFNDHSIRVFDLKLTKSYSSIYNYEFDDLLGPPVILDRDLCKMFYFWLSATCKKVYSTELGFNNYELSLIKNACHSLPWTELELCTKIAERSLVVCQSLGLKNEVQFWTVAFHYIMMGDDYATSVVPPLDSCYDVVCDCATYRKIQLERVLLHEWKSGDYMHMRRVADKFILLGEKTRALDLLLATNVNDPNLLY; encoded by the exons atg gaaTGGGTTCAATGCAATTTGtctaaaggaaaaaaaaatagtgtaacaACCACTATAATTGAAG aaaatgaaattggatcaaaatacccagaacatttattaatttctgaCATAGCAGGCAACCTCTATGCTTTCTTAATTGATTCAAATAGTTTTTTGAAGCCTGGTACAATGATTGAGCCTGGA ATTTTGTTAAAACCTCCTGTATACCTTACATGCAAGTTAAACATTGCATTACAAGTAGACAGTGATGGTAATTTGTTTGTGTGGGATTTAAGTAACCATATGGACAAACAAAAGCAACATATTAATCGTTTGGAAAtacgaaaattaaaatttgctcCGGGTGCTGGGAATTTCCGATTTTTATGTTTGTCATCAGATGgcattgacatttttaatgtttttggg TCTCCTCAATCTATTGAACTAATTTCGACAATGAAGACAGATAAAAAGTTACAAATTATTGATGCTGATTGGGCTAGTGCTGAACACACTGTAATCATGTTTAATGATCATTCTATTCGAGTATTTGACCTTAAGCTTACAAAGTCTTACTCTTcaatatacaattatgaatTTGATG atTTACTGGGGCCTCCTGTAATTTTAGATCGTGATTTATGTAAGATGTTTTACTTTTGGCTTTCAGCTACTTGTAAAAAAGTTTATAGCACAGaacttggttttaataattatgaattatccT tgATCAAAAATGCCTGTCATTCTCTACCGTGGACAGAACTAgaattatgtacaaaaatagcTGAACGATCTTTAGTAGTATGTCAATCACTTGGACTGAAGAATGAAGTCCAATTTTGGACAGTGGCTTTTCATTACATCATGATGGGCGATGATTATGCAACAAGTGTTGTCCCTCCTTTAGACTCTTGTTATGATGTTGTATGTGACTGTGCTACATATCGA aaaatacaaTTAGAACGAGTCTTATTACATGAATGGAAAAGTGGTGACTATATGCATATGAGGCGGGTCGccgataaatttatattacttggAGAAAAAACAAGAGCATTAGACTTGCTTTTAGCAACCAATGTGAATGATCCAAATTTATTATACTGA